The window AGAGATGATATGGGAAATGAAGTGAAACCAGGCATTTATTTCTATACATTAAGCATAAATGGAAAAACAGAAGCAGTGGAAAAATGTCTTTTAGTGAAATGAGAAAATTAAGAAAATCCTTGTTATTTGCTTGTTTATTTATCGTGATAGCTGGATTTCAGGGAAGTGTTTTTAGTGACAATCATATTGATTTTTTTATTGGAATGGGTTTTCCAGAATTCATTAATATTGGAATGCGATACCATGCTTCACAGATGCAGTTCGGCTTGAGTTATGGATTCTTACCACTTGATGATGAACCCTGCACTTCGATTACGGGTGATATATACTTCCACTTTGCAGGAAAACCGAAACACACTTCGAGAAAACCGTGGTATTCAAAGTTTGGTCTTAGTTATGTGAAAGACAAACAAGTAAGCGGTACTTCATCATATATCTACTCAAATTTTCGAATTGGGAGAGAGTTTTTTATTTCTAAAAAAATCGGTGTCGGAGCAGATGTCGGCTTTGGTATTGAACTTTCTAAAGAAATAACAGAAACCCAAGAAACATCTAGCTGGTTCAATTTTGATTTAGATTTCCCGATCATGCCCTGCATCAGTATAAATATATTCTATCATATAGATGTTTGATCGGATCTAAAAGGAATAGTACAATGAAGAAAAAAGATTGTTACTGGCTTAGTCCCTGCGGACTTTCGTGTGATACATGTAGCATCCATCTGCGCACACCGGAGGAGCTTGCATATTGGGAGAGTCAGAATGTCGATGCGGATAAGATCAGGTGTGATGGATGCAGATCAAATCTTGAAGGAAATCATTGGTCACCTTCCTGTAAAATATTGGCATGCTGTGTATATAAGAAACAACTCTCCTATTGTGCACAATGCGATGAATTTCCCTGCAGGATATTATTGGATTGGGCTGCACAATATTCACATCATGAAAATGCGGTTGACCGATTAAGAGAGATGAAAGCGCAAGGTGTTGTGAAGTGGCTGGAAGCACATGGATATGAGTAAATTCTAGATCATAAAAGAAGAATTAATCTACTTCAATACTTTCCTCTGCGAGAAGTATTAATTTATAATCTGTCTTTGATGTACCTGTGACAGGATCAAATCTATATAACATAACAACATCGAGTTCTGACCCGCTCCATTCACCGGGAGTGATCACCAAGAATGTCCTAACATCGTGTGTGCAATATTCGGCATCAACCCAGGAGCCGGAATTTGCATAAATGCTCGTGTAGTTACTTTGTGTGGGATACACCATGATATGTGGTTTGTGTGAATGCCCGAAAGCTATTATTTTATAAGG of the Candidatus Cloacimonadota bacterium genome contains:
- a CDS encoding DUF3795 domain-containing protein; this encodes MKKKDCYWLSPCGLSCDTCSIHLRTPEELAYWESQNVDADKIRCDGCRSNLEGNHWSPSCKILACCVYKKQLSYCAQCDEFPCRILLDWAAQYSHHENAVDRLREMKAQGVVKWLEAHGYE